The Coffea arabica cultivar ET-39 chromosome 3c, Coffea Arabica ET-39 HiFi, whole genome shotgun sequence genome contains a region encoding:
- the LOC113734321 gene encoding uncharacterized protein isoform X5, translated as MSKLRVAVVGAGISGLVAAHVLAKEGVDVVIYEKEDYLGGHAKTVTMDGIDLDLGFMVFNRVTYPNMMELFENLGVDMELSDMSFSVSLDKGKGCEWGSRNGLSSLFAQKKNVLNPKFWQMIREIVKFKADVISYVEELEKNPDLDRNETLGHFIRSRGYSELFQKAYLVPICASIWSCSSEGVLNFSAYSILSFCRNHHLLQLFGRPQWLTVRWRSQTYISKVKDDLERRGCQIRNGCEVRAVSTKDEGCVVTCENGSIEVYNSCIVAAHAPDALKILGEQATYDESRILGAFQYAYSDIFLHRDKNFMPQNPAAWSAWNFLGTVDNKVCVTYWLNILQNLGETGLPYLVTLNPPHTPENTLLRWSTGHPVPSVAASKASTRLNDIQGKRGIWFCGAYQGYGFHEDGLKAGTVAAQSLLRKSCTILSNPKHMVPSWTETGARLLVTKFLNGFIATGSLMLLEEGGTMFTFEGTTKKSFLKVSIKVHSPQFYWKVATQADLGLADAYINGDISFVDKNEGLLNLFMVYVANRDLKASVTSSSYQRGWWTPLLLTAGLASAKYFFQHVSRQNTLTQARRNISRHYDLSNELFSLFLDETMTYSCAIFKSEDEDLKIAQLRKISLLIERARISKDHHVLEIGCGWGSLAIEVVKRTGCQYTGITLSEKQLTYAEQKVREVGMQDHIKFLLCDYRQLPETYKYDRIIS; from the exons ATGTCTAAGCTGAGAGTGGCAGTGGTGGGTGCTGGGATTAGTGGGCTGGTTGCAgctcatgttttggccaaggaAGGTGTCGATGTGGTAATATACGAGAAAGAGGATTACTTAGGCGGCCATGCTAAGACTGTTACTATGGATGGCATTGATCTTGACCTTGGCTTCATGGTCTTCAATCGT GTGACTTATCCAAATATGATGGAACTCTTTGAGAATCTTGGAGTAGATATGGAGCTTTCTGATATGTCATTCTCAGTGAGCCTAGACAAGGGCAAAGGCTGTGAATGGGGGAGCAGAAATGGATTGTCAAGTTTGTTTGCACAGAAGAAGAATGTACTTAAtccaaaattttggcaaatGATCCGAGAAATTGTCAAGTTTAAGGCTGATGTCATAAG TTATGTAGAAGAGCTAGAGAAAAATCCGGACTTAGATCGGAATGAAACACTTGGGCATTTCATCAGATCACGTGGATACTCAGAGTTATTTCAGAAGGCCTATCTT GTTCCAATATGTGCTTCTATCTGGTCATGCTCTTCAGAAGGAGTATTGAACTTTTCTGCGTATTCTATTCTTTCCTTTTGTCGTAACCACCACCTTCTTCAG CTCTTTGGTCGCCCTCAGTGGCTCACAGTAAGATGGCGTTCCCAGACTTACATCTCCAAG GTTAAAGATGATCTGGAAAGAAGAGGCTGTCAAATAAGAAATGGTTGTGAAGTACGCGCTGTTTCAACTAAGGATGAGG GTTGTGTTGTTACATGTGAAAATGGTTCCATTGAAGTATATAACTCGTGCATAGTGGCTGCGCATGCTCCAGATGCTCTTAAGATTTTGGGAGAGCAGGCAACATATGATGAATCAAGAATACTTGGTGCTTTCCAATATGCCTACAG TGATATTTTCCTTCATCGTGACAAAAACTTCATGCCCCAAAATCCAGCAGCATGGAGCGCATGGAATTTTCTTGGAACTGTGGATAATAAAGTATGTGTAACATATTGGCTCAACATCCTCCAG AATCTAGGAGAAACTGGACTGCCTTACCTGGTAACTCTCAATCCGCCTCATACACCTGAGAATACATTACTCAGGTGGTCAACTGGGCATCCAGTTCCATCAGTTGCTGCCTCAAAAGCTTCTACTCGACTTAATGACATCCAGGGGAAGAGAGGAATATGGTTCTGTGGAGCATATCAAG GTTATGGTTTCCATGAAGATGGACTTAAG GCTGGTACAGTTGCTGCTCAGAGCCTGCTCAGAAAAAGTTGTACTATCCTGAGTAACCCCAAACACATGGTACCTTCCTGGACAGAGACTGGGGCACGCCTTCTCGTTACTAAATTCCTCAATGGTTTTATTGCTACTGGCTCATTAAT GTTACTGGAAGAAGGTGGCACAATGTTTACCTTTGAAGGAACAACAAAGAAAAGCTTCCTGAAAGTTTCTATTAAAGTTCACAGCCCACAGTTTTATTGGAAG GTTGCTACTCAAGCCGACTTAGGCCTTGCAGATGCCTATATAAACGGGGACATTTCTTTCGTGGATAAAAATGAAGGTTTGCTTAATCTTTTCATG GTTTATGTTGCCAACAGAGATCTTAAAGCTTCTGTCACAAGTTCTAGCTACCAAAG AGGCTGGTGGACACCACTGCTTCTGACGGCTGGACTAGCATCTGCAAAGTACTTCTTTCAGCATGTTTCAAGACAAAATACTCTAACACAGGCTCGCCGAAACATCTCTCGGCATTATGATCTG AGCAATGAActattttctctgtttttggATGAAACAATGACGTATTCATGTGCAATATTTAAG TCTGAAGATGAGGacttgaaaattgcacaattGAGAAAAATTTCCCTATTGATTGAAAGG GCCAGAATCAGTAAGGACCACCATGTCCTGGAGATTGGCTGCGGTTGGGGAAGTCTAGCTATTGAAGTTGTCAAAAGAACTGGATGTCAATACACTGGAATCACCCTTTCTGAGAAGCAACTTACATATGCAGAACAGAAAGTGAGGGAAGTTGGGATGCAG GATCACATAAAATTTCTTCTTTGCGACTATCGTCAATTGCCAGAAACCTATAAATATGACAGAATCATATCTTG A
- the LOC113734321 gene encoding uncharacterized protein isoform X1: MSKLRVAVVGAGISGLVAAHVLAKEGVDVVIYEKEDYLGGHAKTVTMDGIDLDLGFMVFNRVTYPNMMELFENLGVDMELSDMSFSVSLDKGKGCEWGSRNGLSSLFAQKKNVLNPKFWQMIREIVKFKADVISYVEELEKNPDLDRNETLGHFIRSRGYSELFQKAYLVPICASIWSCSSEGVLNFSAYSILSFCRNHHLLQLFGRPQWLTVRWRSQTYISKVKDDLERRGCQIRNGCEVRAVSTKDEGCVVTCENGSIEVYNSCIVAAHAPDALKILGEQATYDESRILGAFQYAYSDIFLHRDKNFMPQNPAAWSAWNFLGTVDNKVCVTYWLNILQNLGETGLPYLVTLNPPHTPENTLLRWSTGHPVPSVAASKASTRLNDIQGKRGIWFCGAYQGYGFHEDGLKAGTVAAQSLLRKSCTILSNPKHMVPSWTETGARLLVTKFLNGFIATGSLMLLEEGGTMFTFEGTTKKSFLKVSIKVHSPQFYWKVATQADLGLADAYINGDISFVDKNEGLLNLFMVYVANRDLKASVTSSSYQRGWWTPLLLTAGLASAKYFFQHVSRQNTLTQARRNISRHYDLSNELFSLFLDETMTYSCAIFKSEDEDLKIAQLRKISLLIERARISKDHHVLEIGCGWGSLAIEVVKRTGCQYTGITLSEKQLTYAEQKVREVGMQDHIKFLLCDYRQLPETYKYDRIISCEMLEAVGHEFMEKYFSSCNSVLAEDGILVLQFISIPDERYEEYRQSSDFIREYIFPGGCLPSLSRVTSAMAAASGLCVEHLENFGIHYYHTLRRWRTNFLSKQSEILELGFDEKFIRTWEYYFDYCAAGFKTCTLGNYQVVFSRPGNVVSFGNLQKGVPSAY; encoded by the exons ATGTCTAAGCTGAGAGTGGCAGTGGTGGGTGCTGGGATTAGTGGGCTGGTTGCAgctcatgttttggccaaggaAGGTGTCGATGTGGTAATATACGAGAAAGAGGATTACTTAGGCGGCCATGCTAAGACTGTTACTATGGATGGCATTGATCTTGACCTTGGCTTCATGGTCTTCAATCGT GTGACTTATCCAAATATGATGGAACTCTTTGAGAATCTTGGAGTAGATATGGAGCTTTCTGATATGTCATTCTCAGTGAGCCTAGACAAGGGCAAAGGCTGTGAATGGGGGAGCAGAAATGGATTGTCAAGTTTGTTTGCACAGAAGAAGAATGTACTTAAtccaaaattttggcaaatGATCCGAGAAATTGTCAAGTTTAAGGCTGATGTCATAAG TTATGTAGAAGAGCTAGAGAAAAATCCGGACTTAGATCGGAATGAAACACTTGGGCATTTCATCAGATCACGTGGATACTCAGAGTTATTTCAGAAGGCCTATCTT GTTCCAATATGTGCTTCTATCTGGTCATGCTCTTCAGAAGGAGTATTGAACTTTTCTGCGTATTCTATTCTTTCCTTTTGTCGTAACCACCACCTTCTTCAG CTCTTTGGTCGCCCTCAGTGGCTCACAGTAAGATGGCGTTCCCAGACTTACATCTCCAAG GTTAAAGATGATCTGGAAAGAAGAGGCTGTCAAATAAGAAATGGTTGTGAAGTACGCGCTGTTTCAACTAAGGATGAGG GTTGTGTTGTTACATGTGAAAATGGTTCCATTGAAGTATATAACTCGTGCATAGTGGCTGCGCATGCTCCAGATGCTCTTAAGATTTTGGGAGAGCAGGCAACATATGATGAATCAAGAATACTTGGTGCTTTCCAATATGCCTACAG TGATATTTTCCTTCATCGTGACAAAAACTTCATGCCCCAAAATCCAGCAGCATGGAGCGCATGGAATTTTCTTGGAACTGTGGATAATAAAGTATGTGTAACATATTGGCTCAACATCCTCCAG AATCTAGGAGAAACTGGACTGCCTTACCTGGTAACTCTCAATCCGCCTCATACACCTGAGAATACATTACTCAGGTGGTCAACTGGGCATCCAGTTCCATCAGTTGCTGCCTCAAAAGCTTCTACTCGACTTAATGACATCCAGGGGAAGAGAGGAATATGGTTCTGTGGAGCATATCAAG GTTATGGTTTCCATGAAGATGGACTTAAG GCTGGTACAGTTGCTGCTCAGAGCCTGCTCAGAAAAAGTTGTACTATCCTGAGTAACCCCAAACACATGGTACCTTCCTGGACAGAGACTGGGGCACGCCTTCTCGTTACTAAATTCCTCAATGGTTTTATTGCTACTGGCTCATTAAT GTTACTGGAAGAAGGTGGCACAATGTTTACCTTTGAAGGAACAACAAAGAAAAGCTTCCTGAAAGTTTCTATTAAAGTTCACAGCCCACAGTTTTATTGGAAG GTTGCTACTCAAGCCGACTTAGGCCTTGCAGATGCCTATATAAACGGGGACATTTCTTTCGTGGATAAAAATGAAGGTTTGCTTAATCTTTTCATG GTTTATGTTGCCAACAGAGATCTTAAAGCTTCTGTCACAAGTTCTAGCTACCAAAG AGGCTGGTGGACACCACTGCTTCTGACGGCTGGACTAGCATCTGCAAAGTACTTCTTTCAGCATGTTTCAAGACAAAATACTCTAACACAGGCTCGCCGAAACATCTCTCGGCATTATGATCTG AGCAATGAActattttctctgtttttggATGAAACAATGACGTATTCATGTGCAATATTTAAG TCTGAAGATGAGGacttgaaaattgcacaattGAGAAAAATTTCCCTATTGATTGAAAGG GCCAGAATCAGTAAGGACCACCATGTCCTGGAGATTGGCTGCGGTTGGGGAAGTCTAGCTATTGAAGTTGTCAAAAGAACTGGATGTCAATACACTGGAATCACCCTTTCTGAGAAGCAACTTACATATGCAGAACAGAAAGTGAGGGAAGTTGGGATGCAG GATCACATAAAATTTCTTCTTTGCGACTATCGTCAATTGCCAGAAACCTATAAATATGACAGAATCATATCTTG TGAGATGTTGGAAGCTGTTGGTCATGAATTTATGGAGAAGTATTTCAGCTCTTGCAACTCAGTATTGGCAGAAGATGGGATTCTGGTCCTACAG TTTATATCAATACCAGATGAGAGGTATGAAGAATACAGACAAAGCTCAGACTTCATAAGAGAGTACATCTTTCCAGGTGGTTGCCTACCTTCACTTAGCCGAGTAACATCAGCGATGGCTGCAGCATCCGGACTGTG CGTGGAGCACCTGGAAAACTTTGGAATCCATTACTATCATACCCTTAGGCGTTGGAGGACAAACTTCCTGTCAAAACAAAG TGAAATCCTGGAATTGGGTTTCGATGAAAAGTTCATCCGGACGTGGGAATACTATTTTGATTACTGTGCTGCTGGATTCAAAACATGCACACTTGGAAACTACCAG GTTGTATTTTCCCGGCCAGGCAATGTTGTATCCTTTGGCAATCTACAGAAAGGTGTACCTTCAGCCTATTGA
- the LOC113734321 gene encoding uncharacterized protein isoform X4, translated as MSKLRVAVVGAGISGLVAAHVLAKEGVDVVIYEKEDYLGGHAKTVTMDGIDLDLGFMVFNRVTYPNMMELFENLGVDMELSDMSFSVSLDKGKGCEWGSRNGLSSLFAQKKNVLNPKFWQMIREIVKFKADVISYVEELEKNPDLDRNETLGHFIRSRGYSELFQKAYLVPICASIWSCSSEGVLNFSAYSILSFCRNHHLLQLFGRPQWLTVRWRSQTYISKVKDDLERRGCQIRNGCEVRAVSTKDEGCVVTCENGSIEVYNSCIVAAHAPDALKILGEQATYDESRILGAFQYAYSDIFLHRDKNFMPQNPAAWSAWNFLGTVDNKVCVTYWLNILQNLGETGLPYLVTLNPPHTPENTLLRWSTGHPVPSVAASKASTRLNDIQGKRGIWFCGAYQGYGFHEDGLKAGTVAAQSLLRKSCTILSNPKHMVPSWTETGARLLVTKFLNGFIATGSLMLLEEGGTMFTFEGTTKKSFLKVSIKVHSPQFYWKVATQADLGLADAYINGDISFVDKNEGLLNLFMVYVANRDLKASVTSSSYQRGWWTPLLLTAGLASAKYFFQHVSRQNTLTQARRNISRHYDLSNELFSLFLDETMTYSCAIFKSEDEDLKIAQLRKISLLIERARISKDHHVLEIGCGWGSLAIEVVKRTGCQYTGITLSEKQLTYAEQKVREVGMQDHIKFLLCDYRQLPETYKYDRIISCRIDDKLQ; from the exons ATGTCTAAGCTGAGAGTGGCAGTGGTGGGTGCTGGGATTAGTGGGCTGGTTGCAgctcatgttttggccaaggaAGGTGTCGATGTGGTAATATACGAGAAAGAGGATTACTTAGGCGGCCATGCTAAGACTGTTACTATGGATGGCATTGATCTTGACCTTGGCTTCATGGTCTTCAATCGT GTGACTTATCCAAATATGATGGAACTCTTTGAGAATCTTGGAGTAGATATGGAGCTTTCTGATATGTCATTCTCAGTGAGCCTAGACAAGGGCAAAGGCTGTGAATGGGGGAGCAGAAATGGATTGTCAAGTTTGTTTGCACAGAAGAAGAATGTACTTAAtccaaaattttggcaaatGATCCGAGAAATTGTCAAGTTTAAGGCTGATGTCATAAG TTATGTAGAAGAGCTAGAGAAAAATCCGGACTTAGATCGGAATGAAACACTTGGGCATTTCATCAGATCACGTGGATACTCAGAGTTATTTCAGAAGGCCTATCTT GTTCCAATATGTGCTTCTATCTGGTCATGCTCTTCAGAAGGAGTATTGAACTTTTCTGCGTATTCTATTCTTTCCTTTTGTCGTAACCACCACCTTCTTCAG CTCTTTGGTCGCCCTCAGTGGCTCACAGTAAGATGGCGTTCCCAGACTTACATCTCCAAG GTTAAAGATGATCTGGAAAGAAGAGGCTGTCAAATAAGAAATGGTTGTGAAGTACGCGCTGTTTCAACTAAGGATGAGG GTTGTGTTGTTACATGTGAAAATGGTTCCATTGAAGTATATAACTCGTGCATAGTGGCTGCGCATGCTCCAGATGCTCTTAAGATTTTGGGAGAGCAGGCAACATATGATGAATCAAGAATACTTGGTGCTTTCCAATATGCCTACAG TGATATTTTCCTTCATCGTGACAAAAACTTCATGCCCCAAAATCCAGCAGCATGGAGCGCATGGAATTTTCTTGGAACTGTGGATAATAAAGTATGTGTAACATATTGGCTCAACATCCTCCAG AATCTAGGAGAAACTGGACTGCCTTACCTGGTAACTCTCAATCCGCCTCATACACCTGAGAATACATTACTCAGGTGGTCAACTGGGCATCCAGTTCCATCAGTTGCTGCCTCAAAAGCTTCTACTCGACTTAATGACATCCAGGGGAAGAGAGGAATATGGTTCTGTGGAGCATATCAAG GTTATGGTTTCCATGAAGATGGACTTAAG GCTGGTACAGTTGCTGCTCAGAGCCTGCTCAGAAAAAGTTGTACTATCCTGAGTAACCCCAAACACATGGTACCTTCCTGGACAGAGACTGGGGCACGCCTTCTCGTTACTAAATTCCTCAATGGTTTTATTGCTACTGGCTCATTAAT GTTACTGGAAGAAGGTGGCACAATGTTTACCTTTGAAGGAACAACAAAGAAAAGCTTCCTGAAAGTTTCTATTAAAGTTCACAGCCCACAGTTTTATTGGAAG GTTGCTACTCAAGCCGACTTAGGCCTTGCAGATGCCTATATAAACGGGGACATTTCTTTCGTGGATAAAAATGAAGGTTTGCTTAATCTTTTCATG GTTTATGTTGCCAACAGAGATCTTAAAGCTTCTGTCACAAGTTCTAGCTACCAAAG AGGCTGGTGGACACCACTGCTTCTGACGGCTGGACTAGCATCTGCAAAGTACTTCTTTCAGCATGTTTCAAGACAAAATACTCTAACACAGGCTCGCCGAAACATCTCTCGGCATTATGATCTG AGCAATGAActattttctctgtttttggATGAAACAATGACGTATTCATGTGCAATATTTAAG TCTGAAGATGAGGacttgaaaattgcacaattGAGAAAAATTTCCCTATTGATTGAAAGG GCCAGAATCAGTAAGGACCACCATGTCCTGGAGATTGGCTGCGGTTGGGGAAGTCTAGCTATTGAAGTTGTCAAAAGAACTGGATGTCAATACACTGGAATCACCCTTTCTGAGAAGCAACTTACATATGCAGAACAGAAAGTGAGGGAAGTTGGGATGCAG GATCACATAAAATTTCTTCTTTGCGACTATCGTCAATTGCCAGAAACCTATAAATATGACAGAATCATATCTTG CAGAATTGATGATAAATTGCAGTGA
- the LOC113734321 gene encoding uncharacterized protein isoform X2: protein MLRLLLWMALILTLASWSSIVTYPNMMELFENLGVDMELSDMSFSVSLDKGKGCEWGSRNGLSSLFAQKKNVLNPKFWQMIREIVKFKADVISYVEELEKNPDLDRNETLGHFIRSRGYSELFQKAYLVPICASIWSCSSEGVLNFSAYSILSFCRNHHLLQLFGRPQWLTVRWRSQTYISKVKDDLERRGCQIRNGCEVRAVSTKDEGCVVTCENGSIEVYNSCIVAAHAPDALKILGEQATYDESRILGAFQYAYSDIFLHRDKNFMPQNPAAWSAWNFLGTVDNKVCVTYWLNILQNLGETGLPYLVTLNPPHTPENTLLRWSTGHPVPSVAASKASTRLNDIQGKRGIWFCGAYQGYGFHEDGLKAGTVAAQSLLRKSCTILSNPKHMVPSWTETGARLLVTKFLNGFIATGSLMLLEEGGTMFTFEGTTKKSFLKVSIKVHSPQFYWKVATQADLGLADAYINGDISFVDKNEGLLNLFMVYVANRDLKASVTSSSYQRGWWTPLLLTAGLASAKYFFQHVSRQNTLTQARRNISRHYDLSNELFSLFLDETMTYSCAIFKSEDEDLKIAQLRKISLLIERARISKDHHVLEIGCGWGSLAIEVVKRTGCQYTGITLSEKQLTYAEQKVREVGMQDHIKFLLCDYRQLPETYKYDRIISCEMLEAVGHEFMEKYFSSCNSVLAEDGILVLQFISIPDERYEEYRQSSDFIREYIFPGGCLPSLSRVTSAMAAASGLCVEHLENFGIHYYHTLRRWRTNFLSKQSEILELGFDEKFIRTWEYYFDYCAAGFKTCTLGNYQVVFSRPGNVVSFGNLQKGVPSAY from the exons ATGCTAAGACTGTTACTATGGATGGCATTGATCTTGACCTTGGCTTCATGGTCTTCAATC GTGACTTATCCAAATATGATGGAACTCTTTGAGAATCTTGGAGTAGATATGGAGCTTTCTGATATGTCATTCTCAGTGAGCCTAGACAAGGGCAAAGGCTGTGAATGGGGGAGCAGAAATGGATTGTCAAGTTTGTTTGCACAGAAGAAGAATGTACTTAAtccaaaattttggcaaatGATCCGAGAAATTGTCAAGTTTAAGGCTGATGTCATAAG TTATGTAGAAGAGCTAGAGAAAAATCCGGACTTAGATCGGAATGAAACACTTGGGCATTTCATCAGATCACGTGGATACTCAGAGTTATTTCAGAAGGCCTATCTT GTTCCAATATGTGCTTCTATCTGGTCATGCTCTTCAGAAGGAGTATTGAACTTTTCTGCGTATTCTATTCTTTCCTTTTGTCGTAACCACCACCTTCTTCAG CTCTTTGGTCGCCCTCAGTGGCTCACAGTAAGATGGCGTTCCCAGACTTACATCTCCAAG GTTAAAGATGATCTGGAAAGAAGAGGCTGTCAAATAAGAAATGGTTGTGAAGTACGCGCTGTTTCAACTAAGGATGAGG GTTGTGTTGTTACATGTGAAAATGGTTCCATTGAAGTATATAACTCGTGCATAGTGGCTGCGCATGCTCCAGATGCTCTTAAGATTTTGGGAGAGCAGGCAACATATGATGAATCAAGAATACTTGGTGCTTTCCAATATGCCTACAG TGATATTTTCCTTCATCGTGACAAAAACTTCATGCCCCAAAATCCAGCAGCATGGAGCGCATGGAATTTTCTTGGAACTGTGGATAATAAAGTATGTGTAACATATTGGCTCAACATCCTCCAG AATCTAGGAGAAACTGGACTGCCTTACCTGGTAACTCTCAATCCGCCTCATACACCTGAGAATACATTACTCAGGTGGTCAACTGGGCATCCAGTTCCATCAGTTGCTGCCTCAAAAGCTTCTACTCGACTTAATGACATCCAGGGGAAGAGAGGAATATGGTTCTGTGGAGCATATCAAG GTTATGGTTTCCATGAAGATGGACTTAAG GCTGGTACAGTTGCTGCTCAGAGCCTGCTCAGAAAAAGTTGTACTATCCTGAGTAACCCCAAACACATGGTACCTTCCTGGACAGAGACTGGGGCACGCCTTCTCGTTACTAAATTCCTCAATGGTTTTATTGCTACTGGCTCATTAAT GTTACTGGAAGAAGGTGGCACAATGTTTACCTTTGAAGGAACAACAAAGAAAAGCTTCCTGAAAGTTTCTATTAAAGTTCACAGCCCACAGTTTTATTGGAAG GTTGCTACTCAAGCCGACTTAGGCCTTGCAGATGCCTATATAAACGGGGACATTTCTTTCGTGGATAAAAATGAAGGTTTGCTTAATCTTTTCATG GTTTATGTTGCCAACAGAGATCTTAAAGCTTCTGTCACAAGTTCTAGCTACCAAAG AGGCTGGTGGACACCACTGCTTCTGACGGCTGGACTAGCATCTGCAAAGTACTTCTTTCAGCATGTTTCAAGACAAAATACTCTAACACAGGCTCGCCGAAACATCTCTCGGCATTATGATCTG AGCAATGAActattttctctgtttttggATGAAACAATGACGTATTCATGTGCAATATTTAAG TCTGAAGATGAGGacttgaaaattgcacaattGAGAAAAATTTCCCTATTGATTGAAAGG GCCAGAATCAGTAAGGACCACCATGTCCTGGAGATTGGCTGCGGTTGGGGAAGTCTAGCTATTGAAGTTGTCAAAAGAACTGGATGTCAATACACTGGAATCACCCTTTCTGAGAAGCAACTTACATATGCAGAACAGAAAGTGAGGGAAGTTGGGATGCAG GATCACATAAAATTTCTTCTTTGCGACTATCGTCAATTGCCAGAAACCTATAAATATGACAGAATCATATCTTG TGAGATGTTGGAAGCTGTTGGTCATGAATTTATGGAGAAGTATTTCAGCTCTTGCAACTCAGTATTGGCAGAAGATGGGATTCTGGTCCTACAG TTTATATCAATACCAGATGAGAGGTATGAAGAATACAGACAAAGCTCAGACTTCATAAGAGAGTACATCTTTCCAGGTGGTTGCCTACCTTCACTTAGCCGAGTAACATCAGCGATGGCTGCAGCATCCGGACTGTG CGTGGAGCACCTGGAAAACTTTGGAATCCATTACTATCATACCCTTAGGCGTTGGAGGACAAACTTCCTGTCAAAACAAAG TGAAATCCTGGAATTGGGTTTCGATGAAAAGTTCATCCGGACGTGGGAATACTATTTTGATTACTGTGCTGCTGGATTCAAAACATGCACACTTGGAAACTACCAG GTTGTATTTTCCCGGCCAGGCAATGTTGTATCCTTTGGCAATCTACAGAAAGGTGTACCTTCAGCCTATTGA